GGGGCTGGCCTGTGCCAAAGGTCCGGCCGGCACCGTGCTGGTGCTCGGCGACAGCCTCAGTGCTGCCCACAATATCCCCGCTGACGCCGGCTGGGTCAGCCTGCTGCAGCAGCGGGTCAGGCAGCAGTCGAAAACCCCGCCGCGCATCGTCAACGCCAGCATGAGCGGCGAGACCACCGCGGGCGCGCTGACCCGCCTGCCGGGCTTGTTGGCGAAGGAAAAGCCGACGGTGGTGGTGATTGCCCTGGGCGGCAACGACGCACTGCGCGGGCTGACCCCGGCCCAGGTGCAGGGCAACCTGGAGAAAATGGTGCAGGCCAGCCAGAAGGCCGGCGCCAAGGTGCTGCTGCTCGGCATCGACGTGCCGCCCAACTACGGCCCGGCATATCGCCAGCGCCTGGCTGCGGCCTACAAGGCATTGGCTACGCGGTACAAGGTGCCGCTGCTGCCGTTCCTGCTGGAAGGCGTGGCGCTGCAACCGGGCATGATGCAGGCCGACGGCCTGCACCCGACCGCGCAGGCGCAGCCGAAGGTGCTGGACAATGTCTGGCCGCTGCTCAGGCCGCTGCTCTGAACCGTTTTATTTCCTCTTGACGGAACTTCACATCACGTCCACCGTCGATCCGGCATGTTTCACAAAGCTGAAGTTAGAGGGAATCACATGCGTCAGACGAAGGAGACCTCC
This genomic window from Stenotrophomonas maltophilia contains:
- a CDS encoding arylesterase, which produces MRKTGWSRRAGAMMVLLLAFLLLPGLACAKGPAGTVLVLGDSLSAAHNIPADAGWVSLLQQRVRQQSKTPPRIVNASMSGETTAGALTRLPGLLAKEKPTVVVIALGGNDALRGLTPAQVQGNLEKMVQASQKAGAKVLLLGIDVPPNYGPAYRQRLAAAYKALATRYKVPLLPFLLEGVALQPGMMQADGLHPTAQAQPKVLDNVWPLLRPLL